A stretch of bacterium DNA encodes these proteins:
- a CDS encoding helix-turn-helix transcriptional regulator: MSSTGMFIRNQRKQAGLTQPELADKAGVGLRFLRELERDKPSLQMDKVNQVLCLFGHQLGPVPLSREGVQP; the protein is encoded by the coding sequence ATGAGCAGCACGGGGATGTTCATTCGGAACCAGCGCAAGCAGGCGGGCTTGACCCAGCCCGAGCTGGCAGACAAAGCCGGCGTGGGCTTGCGCTTTCTGCGGGAGCTGGAGCGTGACAAGCCCAGCCTGCAAATGGACAAGGTCAACCAGGTGCTGTGCCTGTTCGGCCACCAGCTCGGCCCGGTGCCCTTGTCGCGGGAGGGAGTGCAGCCATGA